In a single window of the Alosa sapidissima isolate fAloSap1 chromosome 18, fAloSap1.pri, whole genome shotgun sequence genome:
- the LOC121689453 gene encoding uncharacterized protein LOC121689453 isoform X1, whose protein sequence is MERKFAVVQWIEGEDSGKFSDVKTDAIRSYDDSKMDQDGNPISPYSAFIEWRHGKKPKGGWPHYKGDVLFVSGTRFENTCKLNSLLEEVERPQLTKRVSVAPSKYRGESDDSTDIETEPKKVKKSKVRADPAEDFLKTYGPGQPHSVDNHDLRKTLVELKQEVKDLKEENTKWKEMVLQDVPGLLYGMKKIMDSITPPKTTTPRLTLQGSPRSTSSSGPTPDKSPSSRLSTATSASPPIPSPTVSQSSKVEIHPGTGVMIDKIAWAYALNSNSATVFVRHLLTAVFPLEILLVSNLRGTKRSGGDTRLPLDKNKLDAIYSATLERFPGTPLSSIGTTINAKITELRSKSKTSTPHS, encoded by the exons ATGGAGAGAAAGTTTGCTGTGGTACAGTGGATTGAAGGGGAAGATTCAGGGAAGTTCAGTGATGTGAAAACTGATGCTATAAGGAGTTATGATGATTCCAAAATGGACCAAGATGGAAATCCAATTTCCCCCTACTCAGCCTTTATTGAGTGGCGCCACGGAAAGAAGCCAAAGGGAGGGTGGCCTCACTATAAAGGAGATGTGCTTTTTGTTAGTG GTACCCGCTTTGAAAACACCTGTAAATTAAACTCTCTGCTGGAAGAGGTGGAAAGACCGCAGCTGACCAAAAGGGTGTCGGTGGCCCCCTCAAAATATAGGGGCGAATCAGATGATTCCACTGATATTGAGACTGAGCCAAAGAAAGTTAAG AAGTCAAAGGTGAGGGCGGACCCTGCAGAAGACTTCCTGAAGACATATGGACCTGGCCAGCCTCATTCAGTTGACAATCATGACCTGAGAAAGACACTGGTGGAGTTAAAGCAGGAGGTCAAGGACCTTAAAGAAGAGAACACCAAATGGAAGGAAATGGTTCTTCAAG ATGTGCCAGGACTCCTATATGgcatgaaaaaaataatggatTCAATTACACCTCCTAAGACTACCACACCAAGGCTGACCTTGCAAGGTTCTCCTCGGTCAACATCCAGTTCAGGACCCACCCCTGATAAGTCCCCAAGTTCTAGGCTCTCTACAGCCACATCTGCATCTCCCCCCATTCCATCACCAACTGTCTCCCAGTCATCTAAG GTGGAGATTCATCCTGGGACTGGAGTCATGATTGACAAAATAGCATGGGCCTATGCCCTCAATTCAAATTCAGCCACTGTGTTTGTGAGGCATCTCCTCACTGCAGTCTTCCCATTGGAAATATTACTGGTGAGCAATCTTCGGGGGACCAAAAGAAGTGGAGGAGATACTCGTCTACCACTGGACAAAAATAAATTGGATGCCATTTACA GTGCAACTCTTGAGAGGTTTCCAGGGACTCCACTGTCCAGCATCGGAACCACGATCAATGCCAAGATTACCGAGCTCAGGTCTAAAAGTAAAACCTCCACACCTCACAGTTAA
- the LOC121689449 gene encoding Fc receptor-like protein 5, with protein sequence MKLSLRCLLFCLGFHFYPACTQMLPQARLTVEPQNPVFTGETVKLTCLVRSYIGWRYKWFKRNTGAELAPSGRYSKSENVFTIRGAAGEDNALYWCQGESSTGYLQSHISNAVQLAVTALPRATLTVQPHPPVFTGETVTLKCAIESHSGWTYKWYMGSSTNPAFQSEGNSFIISGLKESHAGQCWCQGQWKHRPLSIHSNTIHLRVQALPASTVVLQNPQSLFYAGDIMSLRCDLADYTDWGRYSWYRDRSLIPNMTSKAVAVTLLAQAGQNQFTCEGERNSRPKRSQVSTAIEITALAQRVETASQPSNNITHGGQDESLASTLSVSRMVCSLLVVSPYLFVSVILGVQCHRYRGANYRHSNRKHGRLKPYV encoded by the exons ATGAAGCTCAGTTTACGATGTCTACTATTCT GTCTAGGTTTTCACTTCTACCCAGCTTGTACTCAAA TGCTGCCACAAGCTAGGCTGACAGTTGAGCCACAGAATCCTGTGTTCACCGGGGAGACCGTCAAATTGACCTGCCTGGTGAGGTCCTACATTGGCTGGAGATACAAGTGGTTCAAAAGGAACACTGGAGCCGAGCTGGCGCCCTCGGGGCGGTACAGCAAAAGTGAGAATGTTTTCACCATCAGGGGGGCTGCTGGAGAGGACAACGCCCTCTACTGGTGTCAGGGGGAGAGCAGCACGGGCTACCTGCAGTCACACATCAGCAATGCTGTTCAGCTAGCAGTGACTG CCCTGCCCAGAGCTACACTCACTGTCCAGCCTCACCCTCCCGTGTTCACCGGAGAGACGGTCACACTGAAGTGTGCGATAGAGTCTCACAGTGGCTGGACATATAAATGGTATATGGGGTCAAGCACAAACCCAGCGTTTCAATCTGAGGGAAACTCATTCATCATCAGTGGGTTGAAGGAGTCTCATGCAGGCCAGTGCTGGTGCCAGGGGCAGTGGAAACACAGACCTCTGTCTATACACAGTAATACCATTCACCTGAGAGTACAAG CTCTGCCTGCATCTACTGTTGTTCTGCAGAATCCACAGAGTCTGTTCTACGCTGGAGACATCATGTCTCTGAGATGTGACCTAGCCGACTACACAGACTGGGGTCGGTATAGCTGGTACAGAGACCGCAGTCTGATTCCCAACATGACCAGTAAGGCCGTCGCTGTCACTCTCCTTGCCCAGGCTGGACAAAACCAGTTTAcgtgtgaaggagagaggaacagCAGACCAAAGAGATCTCAAGTCAGCACAGCCATAGAAATCACTGCATTAG CACAGAGAGTTGAGACAGCCTCACAACCCAGCAATAACATCACTCACGGTGGCCAAGATGAATCACTCG cctCTACTCTATCTGTATCGCGAATGGTTTGTTCCTTGCTGGTGGTCTCTCCAtacctgtttgtgtctgtgataCTGGGGGTTCAATGCCACAGATATCGAGGGGCGAACTACAGGCACTCAAACAGAAAACACGGAAGATTGAAGCCATATGTCTGA
- the LOC121689453 gene encoding uncharacterized protein LOC121689453 isoform X2 encodes MERKFAVVQWIEGEDSGKFSDVKTDAIRSYDDSKMDQDGNPISPYSAFIEWRHGKKPKGGWPHYKGDVLFVSGTRFENTCKLNSLLEEVERPQLTKRVSVAPSKYRGESDDSTDIETEPKKKSKVRADPAEDFLKTYGPGQPHSVDNHDLRKTLVELKQEVKDLKEENTKWKEMVLQDVPGLLYGMKKIMDSITPPKTTTPRLTLQGSPRSTSSSGPTPDKSPSSRLSTATSASPPIPSPTVSQSSKVEIHPGTGVMIDKIAWAYALNSNSATVFVRHLLTAVFPLEILLVSNLRGTKRSGGDTRLPLDKNKLDAIYSATLERFPGTPLSSIGTTINAKITELRSKSKTSTPHS; translated from the exons ATGGAGAGAAAGTTTGCTGTGGTACAGTGGATTGAAGGGGAAGATTCAGGGAAGTTCAGTGATGTGAAAACTGATGCTATAAGGAGTTATGATGATTCCAAAATGGACCAAGATGGAAATCCAATTTCCCCCTACTCAGCCTTTATTGAGTGGCGCCACGGAAAGAAGCCAAAGGGAGGGTGGCCTCACTATAAAGGAGATGTGCTTTTTGTTAGTG GTACCCGCTTTGAAAACACCTGTAAATTAAACTCTCTGCTGGAAGAGGTGGAAAGACCGCAGCTGACCAAAAGGGTGTCGGTGGCCCCCTCAAAATATAGGGGCGAATCAGATGATTCCACTGATATTGAGACTGAGCCAAAGAAA AAGTCAAAGGTGAGGGCGGACCCTGCAGAAGACTTCCTGAAGACATATGGACCTGGCCAGCCTCATTCAGTTGACAATCATGACCTGAGAAAGACACTGGTGGAGTTAAAGCAGGAGGTCAAGGACCTTAAAGAAGAGAACACCAAATGGAAGGAAATGGTTCTTCAAG ATGTGCCAGGACTCCTATATGgcatgaaaaaaataatggatTCAATTACACCTCCTAAGACTACCACACCAAGGCTGACCTTGCAAGGTTCTCCTCGGTCAACATCCAGTTCAGGACCCACCCCTGATAAGTCCCCAAGTTCTAGGCTCTCTACAGCCACATCTGCATCTCCCCCCATTCCATCACCAACTGTCTCCCAGTCATCTAAG GTGGAGATTCATCCTGGGACTGGAGTCATGATTGACAAAATAGCATGGGCCTATGCCCTCAATTCAAATTCAGCCACTGTGTTTGTGAGGCATCTCCTCACTGCAGTCTTCCCATTGGAAATATTACTGGTGAGCAATCTTCGGGGGACCAAAAGAAGTGGAGGAGATACTCGTCTACCACTGGACAAAAATAAATTGGATGCCATTTACA GTGCAACTCTTGAGAGGTTTCCAGGGACTCCACTGTCCAGCATCGGAACCACGATCAATGCCAAGATTACCGAGCTCAGGTCTAAAAGTAAAACCTCCACACCTCACAGTTAA